A genomic segment from Spinacia oleracea cultivar Varoflay chromosome 3, BTI_SOV_V1, whole genome shotgun sequence encodes:
- the LOC110791614 gene encoding transcription repressor OFP7: MGKRFTNFRISRVIPTFHSCRSKHPSTLPTNPVPSFLHYHHHPPPSTTTTTTFQQLTLSTPSSSRSSITRHVSSAIRRHGCLRSHSSPEPSHTESSSTTHKLKLPSNWHVISNNYDSTPPRRKIYNSAASDTDHDNDNDNDVVFLPPPPPTKIRTTSRKTMIKTRRRRRRNFQNKDRNGISTSSDSGIFSEDDDDRESPSPRIIHRHVSKSKERENSEKSKKNRRSFESTTPARLSAFMRKMAPCREVVADGKVRESFAVVKRSEDPLEDFKRSMAEMVVEKQMFEERELEELLRCFLSLNSENHHEAIVRAFTEIWEGLFCQSVQSNPRCMKGDVLDE; the protein is encoded by the coding sequence atgggaaaAAGATTTACCAACTTCCGAATTTCCCGCGTAATCCCCACCTTCCATTCTTGCCGTTCTAAACACCCTTCCACCCTCCCAACTAATCCCGTCCCTTCATTCCTCCACTACCACCACCACCCTCCTccttccaccaccaccaccaccacgttTCAACAACTAACCCTCTCTACTCCGTCATCATCACGCTCCTCCATCACACGCCACGTGTCTTCCGCCATACGACGTCACGGTTGTTTAAGATCACATTCTTCCCCTGAGCCCAGTCACACtgaatcatcatcaacaactcacAAGCTAAAACTACCTTCAAACTGGCACGTCATATCTAATAATTACGACTCTACCCCTCCTCGTCGTAAGATTTACAACTCCGCCGCTTCCGATACTGATCATGACAACGACAACGACAACGACGTCGTATTCCTCCCTCCTCCACCACCGACGAAAATCCGAACCACCAGTAGGAAGACGATGATAAAGACACGGCGGCGGCGGAGGAGAAACTTCCAGAATAAGGATCGGAATGGAATCAGTACTTCTTCCGACAGCGGCATCTTCAGCGAAGACGACGACGATCGCGAATCTCCTAGCCCTAGAATCATCCACCGCCACGTCAGCAAgtcgaaggagagagaaaactcaGAAAAGTCGAAGAAAAACAGGAGATCGTTTGAGTCGACGACGCCGGCGAGACTATCGGCGTTCATGAGGAAAATGGCGCCGTGCAGGGAGGTGGTGGCGGACGGAAAAGTGAGAGAGAGTTTCGCGGTGGTGAAACGGTCGGAAGATCCGTTAGAGGATTTCAAGCGGTCGATGGCGGAGATGGTGGTGGAGAAGCAGatgtttgaggagagagaattggaGGAGTTGTTGCGgtgctttctctctctaaactcgGAAAATCACCATGaagccattgttagagcttttaCTGAGATTTGGGAGGGCCTATTTTGTCAGTCCGTACAATCCAATCCAAGATGCATGAAGGGTGACGTACTTGATGAgtaa
- the LOC110791628 gene encoding uncharacterized protein, with protein sequence MPLLDIAITQSTFQNNLGSSGVQSFIFGTIPNYCLLRHEDRWASLRKSLQNTGNSKFNLSQLIKKSHHKFLVKAVATLEPKCSVQTIDEEKRNKVLSFNAEPHEEDSEEVAEREKLRRKRISKANKGNTPWNKGRKHSPETLQRIRERTRLAMQNPKVKMKLANIGHSQTPETREKIGVGVRLGWQKRREKLLLQETCLFDWQNLIAESARKGLLEEEELQWDSYQVMNERLQQEWLASIEYRKTTPRPKGSKRAPKSLEQRRKIAEAIAAKWADPEYRSRVTSALAKYHNIPEGAERKVRRKPSGRSQSPRTPKKKVNDGESSASSETKVHTQKPKSKKRTAPKYKDPLANSKLEMLKTIRAKRGVSEAKKNEALEQAKLLIAEAEKAATALEIAAKRSPVARASLIEARKLIAEATQSIESIENQDPSSEYDTTTGPQNHENPVTDDHVGVNGTGTGFVQKTDDQNPVIGAYNTPMLEEMGMNHKLPSRFGGYEFSKLDIGSFIGKKSELRELIDQQHVHELNGTTKLNGLSSHHHVTKSQNHEERVPPISAKTATKKWVCGRLVEVEEDE encoded by the exons ATGCCTTTATTAG ATATTGCTATTACACAGTCTACCTTCCAAAACAATTTGGGTTCTTCAGGGGTGCAGTCATTTATTTTTGGTACAATACCCAACTATTGCCTGTTGCGGCATGAGGATAGATGGGCATCTTTAcgaaagtccttacagaatacaGGAAACTCGAAATTTAATTTAAGCCAACTTATTAAGAAGTCACATCACAAGTTCCTGGTTAAAGCTGTGGCTACTCTTGAGCCAAAGTGTTCAGTTCAAACTATAGATGAAGAGAAGCGGAACAAAGTACTGTCATTTAATGCTGAACCACATGAAGAAGATAGCGAGGAAGTTGCTGAGAGAGAAAAGTTGAGGCGCAAACGGATTTCTAAAGCAAATAAAGGAAACACGCCATGGAACAAAGGCAGAAAGCACAGTCCTG AAACTCTTCAACGTATCAGGGAGAGGACCAGACTTGCTATGCAGAACCCTAAG GTGAAAATGAAGTTGGCAAACATTGGTCACTCTCAAAC TCCAGAGACGAGGGAAAAAATTGGTGTTGGAGTGAGACTAGGCTGGCAAAAGCGCCGCGAAAAGCTGTTGCTTCAGGAAACTTGCCTCTTTGATTGGCAGAACTTGATAGCTGAATCTGCTAGAAAAGGTTTGCTGGAAGAGGAAGAGTTGCAGTGGGATTCCTACCAGGTCATGAATGAGAGATTACAGCAAGAATGGTTGGCTAGCATTGAGTATAGGAAAACAACACCTAGACCCAAAGGTAGTAAGAGGGCACCCAAATCTCTTGAACAACGGAGAAAAATTGCTGAGGCCATTGCTGCTAAATGGGCTGATCCT gaATATCGGTCAAGGGTGACTTCCGCCTTGGCTAAATATCATAATATACCAGAAGGGGCCGAGAGAAAGGTAAGGAGAAAACCAAGTGGTAGATCACAGTCCCCAAGAACTCCGAAGAAGAAGGTCAACGATGGAGAAAGCTCTGCTTCATCTGAAACAAAGGTACACACTCAAAAACCCAAGTCGAAGAAGAGGACTGCTCCGAAATACAAGGATCCTTTGGCGAATTCCAAACTGGAAATGCTGAAGACTATCAGGGCAAAGAGAGGGGTATCAGAAGCAAAGAAGAACGAAGCCTTAGAACAAGCAAA GCTCCTCATAGCAGAAGCAGAGAAGGCTGCAACGGCCCTCGAGATTGCGGCAAAGAGAAGCCCTGTTGCCCGAGCTTCCCTCATCGAGGCGAGAAAGCTTATTGCTGAAGCAACTCAATCTATTGAATCAATAGAAAACCAAGATCCTTCTTCTGAATATGATACGACTACGGGCCCAcaaaatcatgaaaatcccGTCACAGATGATCATGTAGGGGTGAACGGGACTGGCACCGGGTTTGTCCAGAAAACTGATGACCAAAATCCCGTTATTGGCGCCTATAACACGCCTATGCTGGAAGAAATGGGTATGAATCACAAGCTTCCTAGTAGATTTGGAGGGTATGAATTTTCGAAGCTCGATATTGGGAGTTTTATAGGGAAAAAATCAGAGTTAAGAGAGCTTATTGATCAACAACATGTACATGAACTAAATGGTACTACCAAATTGAACGGGTTGTCTTCGCACCATCACGTTACTAAGTCGCAAAACCACGAGGAAAGAGTACCTCCGATTTCTGCAAAAACGGCGACTAAAAAGTGGGTTTGTGGAAGATTGGTTGAAGTTGAAGAAGATGAGTAA